GGGATCTGACAAGCTTATGTGATTAGCCAAATTATACGAGTATGATAGTAAGATTTATATCCGTAGGCTTTACATTAGCGAAGCCATCAGACCCCCTCCCTCTCCTGTAAAAGTGCATGAGGATAAGAAATTCCTCTCCATTTACTTGTATTGTTTAAATTGGTTACCCCtaatctcttttttaattttttatagtaAGATTTATATCCGTAGGCTTTACATTAGCGAAGCCATCAGACCCCCTCCCTCTCCTGTAAAAGTGCATGAGGATAAGAAATTCCTCTCCATTTACTTGTATTGTTTAAATTGGTTACCCCtaatctcttttttaatttttgatagtaAGATTTATATCCGTAGGCTTTACATTAGCGAAGCCATCAGACACCCTCCCTCTCCTGTAAAAGTGCATGAAGAGAGAAATTCCTCTTCATTTACTTATATCGTTTAAATTGGTTACCCCtaatctcttttttaattttgtaaCAGATTGAGGATTTCTTTTCATACATCTTATATATTGTTCAAATTGAGTACCCCTAATTTCTATTTATctaataaatttttcaaaatttgtttAAATCTGAAGATTTCTTTCGATTAACCTTATATTAGTTCAAATTGGATACCTAATCTTTTTATTTACCTTATATAAGTTTTTGAGTTTTTATTTAAGCCCAAAAAAGGATAAGAATTCATTCCATTTACCTTAGTTCAAATTGGATACCCCTAATCTCTCTATTTACCctgtaaatttttcaatttttgtttaccTTATATATTATTCAAATTGGATACCCCTAATCTCTTTTTTAATCTTATAAGTTTTTCAAAACTTTTAAActtacaaaataataaaaatttatttccATTTGCAAATTAGATATCTCTAATCTTTCTACCTTTAATTAAGAGTTTTCCATTTACCTTATATATTGTTCAAATTGGATACCCCTAATCTCTCTATTTACCATAAGTTTTCAATTTTTGCACCCCTACAGTTTTACTTCTGTCATGCCAATTTCCTTAAAATTTCTTCCCTCTGCTCTTTGTAGCAACTTTCTTGGGCTTAGACACCAGGCCCGAAGGGTATTATAGTACCAAAGTTTTCTAGAACCTGCACCTGGCTTACATACCAGGGTTGAAGACTATTATTAAGTTACCTGCTGCCTCAATCAATGTTTTCACCTGCCATTCGGACATGGTAGACCGTAGCCAAAAACAAACTTGTTGGACAGTATATAACTGAAGTGTGAGTCGGGAACTCAGAAAATTTCAAGAGACGGGAATTTGATTCAAGTGTAGAATAGTTGGGGAATCTTTCAATTCGGAAAATATATAGAACTATAACTGTTACAGGCTAACATCTGGGGAAAAAAATTCAACTTTTGGTTGTGATGAATTTAGGTGAATTTAATGACTACACACATCTAAATTTCATATAAATTTTGCCAACAATTCTAACTTTTGGAAATAGCAAATTAGTCCATAGAAATGTCCCATTCCAAGGCCCTGAAGGAAGTTTCTTACATTTATTTTTAGATCTGAATATAAATAGTTAATGACGCTACTTGATTAAGAAATTCCTGTGCTTGGACACGTTTCATAAGGTAAAACTGTGTTTGTGATGTGCTATTAAAATTTCTATTTGACCCTATTGTGTACTCTCCATATTACCTTCACATGTAAGGAACTTTGAGACTTGCATGCATCTAACTGGATATATTCCCTGCGAAGTTTTTATGTTAGATTACTTTTTGAGAGATTCTTGAACTTATATACTAACATCAGTGAAGTTTGCATTTTAGTTCAGCCAGCTTTGTTTTAAAGAATTCCATCTTTTGTGCTCGCATTGTGTTTTCCATCCTTTCTGTTTTGGCACGACACTATTTTCTCaaatcacaatgtctttttatgttttttttactaACTACTTTTTCCTTTTACTCGAAGTTTCATCTTACTGCTACTTTTTGAGATATACTCGTTTCTTGCATATGATGAAAAATTTTCTGTGGGGAAGGTTTCTATTTATGAAGTAGGATGTAGACTAATATTGGACGTGTAATTTCTGTTAAGCATCTTAGATTGCtttctattattgtaaattcaGGACTTCACAAATATTTACAGTACAAATAGATTGGTTCTATCCAGACTTCTTACTCTCTGCTATTTACTATAACATCAGGGAAAGCGGGCAGACACTGTAGTTCTTCCACTCGAACTACTACAACAACTAAAACCTTCAGATTTTTTTGATATGCGTGAGTATCATGCATGGCAGAAGCGCCAGCTGAGAATCCTTGAGTTGGGTATTCTAGTACATCCTTATGTTCCTTTGAAACATTCCAGTATTGCTGCAGTAAGGCTCAGAGAAATAATACGGGGAGCAGATGATAAACCTATTGAAATGGGAAAGGATTCGGAGACCATGCAAGAATTGCACAATTTAGTTGTTGAATCAGTTTGCAGGTCAAATGATGGGACTTCATCAAAGTTTTTCCATTGGGTTGATGCCTTTCCTCTAAATTTACACCTCTACCTTATGCTCCTTGGATCTTGCTTTGACCGTACACAACAGACAACTGTTATTGAAGAGATTGATGGGGTGATGGACGTGATAAAGAAGACTTGGGGAGTCCTAGGGTTCAATCAGATGCTTCATAACATTAGTTTTACATGGATTCTCTTCCAACAATTTGTGGCTACAGGCCAAATAGAATTAGATTTTCTCGGAGCGGTAGAAAGTCAGCTAGCAGAGGTTGGCAAGGATGCAAAAGAAGCCAAAGATCCTCTCTACATGAGGGTCCTCAATTCTACACTGGATTCAATATTGGAATGGGCAGAGAAGAAACTTCTTTTTTATCATGATACATTTCATACCAATGGACCCGAGTTTATGCAGAATGTTCTTGGTCTTGCATTGGCAACTGTTAAAATCTTAGTTGAGGATGTTCATCAGGAGAACAAAGAGAAGCTGGACATTTCACGCAATAGGATTGATATCTACATTCGTTCATCCCTCCAGAGTGCATTTGCTAAGGTAGGTATTATTTTGTTGTTGCTAGGGAGCTTAGCATTACTTTTTTACTAGAAACTTTAATTGTCGTGCAACATTCTCTGGCAGAGTATTTTCCATTCTTGTAGATTATTTGTATATTCTATCATAATTTTGCATTATGCTTTATTTCTGCTATTTTGCAAGGAACAGTGGTAATTAGAATCTCTGTTTGTATGCATGGTTTTAGTGGTCAAATATATTGGCGTTTATAATGCAGGGGtacaaaatgaatgcaatatgtatcaTCATATTTCACTGTATTTCTCAATGTGCGTCTTCATTTGTTTTACGTGCTTCAGAAATGAGCCAGGCAGCTACAAAGTATTAGTTGTATGTAATTCTAGTTAAAATACATACGGATGCTTGTTTAAGAAGGTGAACACATGTTCATTTTAATCACTGTAAGCCAGCTGTCCTTGTACTTCTCAATGTTTCCCAAACTGTCGCTGAAAAACTAAAGTATGTTGGTGTTTGTTAATATGATGTATGCCTTTTGCAACATTTAAAAAATCCATACAAATCTATCAAATACTATGTTTTTTTGGAAAACAGAAGGTAGGACAGGTAGATGCAAGAAATACACTTTTCAAAGGACAGGGAATGCCAAATCCAGATCTTTTGATAATGGCACGAGATACTTGGGAACTTGCGAGGAAAGAGAAGGACACTTTTAGCCCAGTGTTGAAGTTGTGGCACCCCTTTCCATTAGGCATTGCTGCTGTTACTCTTCATTCTTGCTATGGAAGAGACCTGAAACGGTTCCTATCAGGTGTTACAACATTGACACCTGAGGCTATTCAAGTATTTCTCTCTGCAGAAAATTTAGAGAAGGAACTAGTCCGGATTGCTGTTGAAGACTCAGTGGATTGTGAAGATGGTGGAAAAGCGGTCATGCAGGAAATGTCACCCTATGAGGCTAATTCTACCATTGCATACTTAACGAAAATATGGATCAAAGAGAGACTAGACAGACTCCAGGAATGTGTGAACGGTAGTAAAAAGCAAGAGGTATATTATTTATGCCTTCACTTTCTATTTGTCATCGTTATCTATAGACAGATTTTGCATTCAGGAAACATTCTctatttcctttatcatctttCTTTTTTAAATTAGACTGTTATATTTTAATACAATTTCAAGCAAGCCATTTTTTGTTATTTgttaaaaatattctaaaaatatatattttcgtGTAACCAACTATAGAGCGCAGTGATActtttagcttcttccttcaatATGAGGAAAAGAGAGGATAATTACTCATATACTTGAAATTAATTgttatcaattataaattaaagtTTGCACTTTGCAGTGATTGACAAGAGTTTGAAGCAGTGTTCCCTGGGGACTGAACCTAGGGGTTTAGGTGATGTTCCCAACATCTCGCACATCCCAGGGACTTGGGGACTTGGAGGGGACATCCCCTTTTTCTTAAGGATGAACAACCTGTTACATTTGGTGcatgatcttttttttttaaataactttacAAGGAAGATAATTCTACAAACCCTTAAAAATATACAAGAAAGAAGATTGTCATTGCAAATTCCACACATTGTATTTACTTTAAAATTTCAACTGCTTCTAGATTGTTCTCTCCCCACAAATGTGCTCCAGGTCCGTacaccccccgcccccccccatCTAGGAAACTTGGAGAAACACTGACTTGATGCATAAAGTTTGAGTATTAGTTTAATTTTTCTCATGTACAATATACCATTACTAGGACACTTCATCCCTTGTGCCTAATCCTCTACGCTTTGTTCTTTTAGTTTTGACTACTGATGTATTGGCTCAATAAATTCTTTTGGCTTTTTGCAAAGAATCCCCTTCAGAGCCACCAAAAACATAGAAGAATAAGATTCTGGACCATCATGAGATGCAAAGGGCACTTGATAAATGACTTTGGCATGACTTTGTGCTGATTAGTCATCGTTTTGTATTTTTGTGCCTTAGATGGTTtcctaaaaatttgagaaaatacttGACTATAATTAGCCAATTTTTCTCAATGTGGTAGAAGTGAAAAATGAATGTTAAGCATATTTTAGAAGACAATATTGTCTTGACTGTAAGCTTGTTTAGACCAAGGGATCCCTGAGCACTCGAAGGAATCAATAGGGAATGGATTCGCAGGATAACAAGAATTCTACAAAATAATGGTGTCAAGAAAAATGTTCTCAAGGCTGTGATTCCACTGGTCTCCTTTCACACCTAGCGAATTTTGTGAAGCCCTGATCGATGTGAAAGAAAGGTCAATAAAGAAAGTAGTGTTCAAATGGCAGCTTTTCAAAGCATGGGGATCTTACAACTGTCTTATAGCATAGAGAATGTAAGGGTCGTCAATTAAGTTCAATCTAACAATAAGTGTTACATCGAAAACATATGGAAAGGAAAGTCAAAGAAATGAAGATAGCTTCCTCTAGTGTATAGATGGTAGTCTTTGAAAATTTTGGCCCAACATATCACTTGACAACAATGATGACCTCCAGAAACTATTGATCTAATTTAATACAATTTACAACCATTAtggttttccttgtcttcttcacCATCCAAATCATCAGCCTTTCCTTGTTTGCATTTCTAGTTTCCTTTTCCTCTTTTCCATTCACTGTCAAATTCATTCATTTTACTATCTGACTTATCCCTTTTTCCTCCTGCATATCTAGTTTTTAGTTCCATTTTCCATCTCCGCTTCACTTTTTGACAGAATTCATGTCAAAATTCCAGTAATTTCCCTGTCAAAAATCCCAATAAAAACTGTTTCTGTTCTCACTCTACAAATTCCACCTAAAACCAGTTATTGGGCTACACTAAATCAGTCCAGTActaattaaaaatactacaacaaATAGATCAGTGTAGGACGAAAAAATAAACTTTGATTATTCAGCTGCTTAATTCCTTTTCATTGCAACAGTCTGCAAATAAACGATCTCCTAAATTTCTACCCGATGTTTTTTCTGAAACAGAAAATGCCAGAATTTCCATCTTTTGCAGggatcaaagaaacgggactcggactcagctcggactcggactcggacttggactcaggactcggcgtcagactcggctccagactcggctggactcgagaaagtgaaaaactcaagaaatgtagagatttttaaagatttaaaacttgtttcagacaccctttattgaatacaccttaaagacaaaataacatcatcaaactcggctcatttgattacatacacaagtatacatcaatcacataagcataaacgcaaattgtagctgaagaaaataacaaacatagatatataaatattgtcaaatgtatacaatattacaaaactcatggaataaaaaatacatgtcatcatatgatcatcatcaaatgtttcatacaaataccaaaggtaaatacaactacaagccaaTGGCTCAGAGAAGCCTGCACGGCAGCACCCTCCAgccccggccccctgcgaaggcgtctaaggtaggtcctagatgattGGACAGCCatggccgctccccgtgacaccatgccatgctcaccaacatcaggaacatccgtgtcactatttgcctctgaatctcctgtctatgctcgtgctctccgctcctcctctgccatggctatagtctcagcctctatatctacctggtcgatccaatcagtgtcaaactcaaaggttaaattttccctacttctatcaacgCAGTTTCCCCTCATATTtttcgatgggggtttgggggcagcgcccccaaggtggggtcaagtggcatcgccccttgcggggtcaaagGGCAGCGCCCCTTGGGCGCTCCCTGTCgcaatacagggcggggtcgaggggcagcgccccgcaaggccaaaaaaacttattatttaataaaggcatctggtgttatttttctattggctgacatgttgtaaccctaatttttctcattctcaggcggaggttgtagtgaacaaagacgagaccattcattttaaagaaactttttaaaatgttttttttttgtcattttacttaaAGCTAGGCagtagccgagtttggggctcaggactcgccgagtttggcgagtttgagccaaactcgccaactcggcgagtctggcgattttACTCGCCaaactcggacgagtccgagtccgagcccctagGACTCGCCGAGCATGACTCGTACTCAGACTCGCCGAGTCTAGGCGAGTCTGGGCGAGTCCCATTTCTCTGACTCTAGATACAATATGAGAAAATAGATTGAACTACATAGGAAATAGAATCTATCAATATGTGGATGACAATTCACAGATCAATACTCATCTAACTATTCTGTAACATTTTCGAACCACTGCTTCGCTTCACATTTGCACCATActtcaaatattctttcaccaTGCATCTCTACGCTTCTTTTTTATACTCAAACACAACTAATCTATGCATTATATATCAACTAGATCAAAAATAATCTCTACTATGTTGGCCAAAAAGGAAATGTAACATGTACATAACATTGACCCAAAATATTTCATGCGGAAGGTAAAGAAGACATCTGAGGGTTCACAGCAAGTCGGCACACCTTCCAAATATCACCAAAAGATTTTACACACAACCACTCGGATCAAAAACACATAAGCCAATACAAACCAATCTGATTAACACAAAATGTCTTAATCCGTACCCAAAAATTAGAATAAGCGGCCCACCATAAAAGAAGCACAACACCTTAGGAATAATAACTAGTAGTCCACAACATCCTTAAAGCAATATCAAGACGAGGAAAGCAATGCATTCCTTCGCACATTCTTGAACCAATACGAAAACCAATCATAGGCAACAATGTCTCTCAAGAACAACCATCCAATCAATTGGAAATCTGAAATCAAACTACCAGAAAAATTTTGCATTAGTCAACATAGCCATCTAAAACATATCCAATGCAAACACATATTCCGGACCATAATACCATTCACTAGAGCAGTCAGCAGCAATAACAACACCACTTCCAGAGAAAACAAAGAACATTACTCCTTCGGAAATACCTCATGTCATCTACCCAATCCATCCAAAAAGAACAACATCAATCTGTAAATAACTCTGTAACATATAACCAATCAAATAGACATCCAGACCAGAGCCAGATGCAATCAGACATCAAGAACACAATCTAGACTAAACTACCAAACACCATACTCTTCTACTACACATCACTTTTTTACCAGCAACACCAAAATCACAATAGTACCGAACCATAACAATACATCTTAGTACATCACAGTACATCCGGACCAACAACACCAACATTCGGATCACAttgacaagtttgacatcaatgacaacaaagacacaTGTGTGACACTTGTCACTTGTTATAGTTTTTGggataccatgcaacctcacaattTCCTGAAAGAGAAAATATGCTACTTGACTTGCATCatttgtcttcttacaaggtataaaatggtTTACTTTAGAATTCAATTCACCACCACAAacactaaatcatgaactctttgGGTTCGAAGAAGCCCCAAGACAAAATCACTCGAAATATTATCCCATGGTTCCCTTGGCACAAATAAAGACATATATAAACTTGTATTTTTATGTCCTCCTTTTTCTATTTGGCAAACCTTACACATAGCAAAAAACTTGTCCACATCTCACCTCATGTTAGACCAAAAGGATTTCTCACTCACGAATCCAAAAGTCTCATTTCTTCCAAAATGTCCATCCAACCCACTTGAGTGCATATCTTTCTCACAATCTTTTCTCTCCTCAATCCAAAGAGGATGCAAAGTTGAGAACCATTAAATATGAAGTTGTCAAATAAAAAGTCGTCTTCAAATGGACACATATCTATATGGTCTCGACTTTTGAGAACTGCATAGATGCTGCCAAAATATGGATTGTTTTCATATTCATCCTTCATTTCTTCAAAGCCAACCAACCCATAACTCATTAAAACCAATAAATGATTGCTTTTGCTTAAAGTGTCAACCACTACACTGATTTTGCCACTCATATGCTACACAACAAAGGTGTAAGCCTACAAGAATGAAGCCCATTTGGCATGCTTTTGAGATAGTTTACCGAATGAATTCATGTATTTCAAGGATTGATTGTTGATCATCGAAATGAACTCTCTATGTAGAAGATAATGCCTCCAATATTTTAGTGCTTGCACCACAACATAGAATTCTTTATCATAGGTAGGTAGAATACTTCTTTTTAGCTTCATTTAATTGCTCACTAACAAAAGCCACAAGTTTTCCATCTTGGCTTAACACTCCTCCAATAGCTACTCTCGAACCATCATAAGCCATTATAATTTTTTTGTCAAAGTCGAGCAAAGGAAGAATAGGTGCTTCAATAACCTTCCTTTTGAGTTGTTCAAAGCTCACATCAGCTGCTCTTGTCCAAGTAAAAACCTTTCCTTTGGTGTGATCAATAGGGTGCATTTATGCCACTAAAATTCGTAAGGAATCTCTTATAGAAATTCACCAATCCATGGGATCTCTTCACCTCAGTAATACATTGAGGTGTAGATCACTCAAGAATAGCTTTAACATTTTCTAGATTCATGCTCAATCCATCAACTGAAATAACACTACCCAAAACTACCAGCTTTTCCTTGCAAAATTCACTCTTTTCAGGGTTGATAAACAATTTCTCTACTCTTGAGTATGTCAAGCACCACTCTGAAATGTTCTACATGCTCCATATTTTTACTATGATTAGTTTCTCAATGTGCAATCTATGATTGGTTGAGATTTCATCAAAATAAATTACGATAAGTTTTCCAATGTGCAAGCTAAATACCCTGTCCATTTTTTGCATGAAGGTAGCTGGGGCATAGGACAATCCAAAGGGAATCACTACCCGCTCACATCTCATCCTTGGTTTTGAAGGCAGTTTTCCACTCTCTCCATCTCGAATTTGAATCTAATGGTATCCACTCCTAAGGTCAAACTTGGAGAAGACTTTGACATGTGACAAGCAATCTAATAGATCATCCATTGTAGGTAGTGGATATTGGTACTTTACAATGATTTTGTTAATTACTCTAGAATCCATACATAATtgccattttcctcctttcttaggggaGAGCAGAGCAAGTGTGGCACATGGACTCATGCTTTCTCTTACAAATCTCTTCTCTAATGATTTAGTAATTTCTTTCTCATTTCCTCATTTTCTAGAGAAGTCATGCATGCTACAAGTAGCCTCATTTGGTAATTTGGTACCTAGAATTAGATCAATTTGAAGTAATGTTTTTGGTAGGAGACAAACCAGCTGGCAGATCAGATGGCATCAAATCAGAATATTCTTGCAATAAATTTTGCACCTCTAATGGGATTGTTTGCTGAGATGATTTCTCCTTTCCTAGAGGTTACAAAAGATAACAAACTTCTCCGTTAGATTCTCTAAAAAACTctttccaacccactataaatagAGGCAAAGCTGCTGTTTCAGTTCTTCCTTCTTTAAAAGGTTTCAAGATATGGTTTTTACCCTCTCGTTGTATCTTATAAGTGTTTTCTCTGTCACGGTGAATCACATTCCTATCATATATCCAAGGCCTGGCTAATGGAAAGCATCCATTGGCACTACATCACACACCACCTTGTATTTATACAAACGACTTTTGAAGTCAACTAGACATGATTGATTCACGAGCACACTATGATTCTTTTTCAAGCAACAATTTTATAAGGATTCAGTTTCAGAATACAAACAAGCTGTAGTTTTTGCACCACTTCTATACTTACCAAGTTATCAGTAAACCCACTATCCACAGTCATCTTGCACACTTTATCTTTACACTGGAAGTGTGTTCGAAACATGTTTCTTCTCCAATCAGAAATGGGGGCTACTTTGCCTCCAGCTATCAAGGTTATACTCAACATAAAATTCTCACCCATTTTGCTTCAAATTCTTTAGAAgaattcttctccttcttcttggttCACCATCGTTCTCTTGGGGTGTTGTGGGTAGTCTATAGCCCTGTGGACCTCAGTACAAATAAAGCACCTCAAAGGCTTCCAAATTCTGGAAGATTGTTGTCCTTGTAATTTGCCTTCTAAAGCCACCCCTCCCTTGGAAGTCTGGCTTCAAATTATCTTCTGGCTCTTCTTCATTGGTTGTTTTGGAGGAATTTCCTCTTCCTCTATTTGAATTTTTGTCACCTCTTTTTTGTTAATCACCTTTCCCAACCTATTCAATTTTTCCTCCACTTTCAAGGCTAATTGAGAAGCCTCATAGGCTTATCATAATATTTACTTTGAGCAGGGCTAACTCGTTTTAAGTTGAAATCTAAGTCTGTTAATGTATCAGACTACTGCATGCTCATCATCCTCTTGTAAATTAGTCCCAATTTGCAACTTCAAAAATTATTCAGTGTAGGCTGATATGGAAGACTCCTTTTTCATCAGATTTTCAAATTCTTAAAAAAACTTTGCTAATAATCTGAACCCAGGAATTTAGCTTCAAATGTTTTAAAATCTTTGGCCATAGTTTGATTTTctcttttccttgtcttctcctaaCATTTTGGAGATTCACCCACCATAGAGCAGCATGAGACTTCATTTTAGAATCTACAACTTTGACCCTTTGTAGATCAGTCTCCTCAATTCCTTCCATGTCATAAAACTTTTCCAACTCTTGAATCCGATCTAGGAACACTTCTAGACTCAATTCTCCTTTGAAACCAGGGACTTCAAATGATGCGGATCAAGCCCTTGAACCTGCAAATTAGTTTCCAAAGTAAAATACTAAGTGATGCAGTTCTGTCCCTTAAACCTGCAAATTGGTGTCCAAAAGAAAATACCCTGTTCTGTATTAACTTACACATGTAAACACTGTCAAATGGCAGAGATCCAAATAGTCATGAAAATCAACCATTAGTGATCCATACAAATATACTCACTAAGTTATTTAGACTTGAATATTATATTCATACTCAGAAACTACTACAAAGACAACCATAGAATTGATTCACAGTCTACATAATATCCAACCCCTGGCTGTGTGTTTCTTTTCCCCCCTATTCTTATCACCAGTACCCTCCAAAAACTGAGTTTCCTAATTACCTATCCGTCCTGTCCTCTACTGCCTGAACAGTTATTCCAACCTATTTTAATTATTCAAACCTAAAAATAGAAAGCATGTAATAGCTGTAGTATAAAAGTTTGGCAGCAGCAAAACTGCTGAACTGTGAACTAAAATTAGTAAAAATAAAGCCCTAAAAAAACTGACGTATTCCACTAACTGGTTGTGGCAAGGAGGAAGTTAAGGAAGACGCTTTGCATCATTTGGGATGATGAGTTCAAATTGTTTAGAATCTTAATGGTGTTTGTAAATGGATCTTATTTAATTGGGAATCATAGGCAATTTCCTATATAAAAGCATGGTTCCAATAAGCAATAAAGAATGATATCACGGAATTCTTCAAGATGATAAAGTGAACCCTATTTTGGAGTATGCTAGGAAGTAAGAATTTTTTAATAATCTAAGAAATATACATATCGTCTTTCACTGAATTGTTGCTTTTTCAGTCATGAAATTTAAGGATATTGGAAATTGCAATTGTTTGTTCTACTATTGGAAAAGTATTATTGATGGAATTTCTTTTGTAAATGTAGAAAAATTAATAGTGATGTTCATAGGGAATGTGTACACAGTGTACAATGTCAATTATAATGTTTCAATAAGATTGGTTATCTGACTATGTATAAGTGTTTGTGGGCTTTAGGTAGTTATAACTTATAAGTGTCGGTTGGTTGACAGTTGTGTTCTTGACAACCACTGGGTTCTTTAAATAGATTATGTATTGGCAAGGAAAAGAGTATGATCTAGTCAAATCAGTGTCAATCCGACTAGATCATATTTTTTTCCTTGCTG
The nucleotide sequence above comes from Cryptomeria japonica chromosome 11, Sugi_1.0, whole genome shotgun sequence. Encoded proteins:
- the LOC131072370 gene encoding protein unc-13 homolog, giving the protein MREYHAWQKRQLRILELGILVHPYVPLKHSSIAAVRLREIIRGADDKPIEMGKDSETMQELHNLVVESVCRSNDGTSSKFFHWVDAFPLNLHLYLMLLGSCFDRTQQTTVIEEIDGVMDVIKKTWGVLGFNQMLHNISFTWILFQQFVATGQIELDFLGAVESQLAEVGKDAKEAKDPLYMRVLNSTLDSILEWAEKKLLFYHDTFHTNGPEFMQNVLGLALATVKILVEDVHQENKEKLDISRNRIDIYIRSSLQSAFAKKVGQVDARNTLFKGQGMPNPDLLIMARDTWELARKEKDTFSPVLKLWHPFPLGIAAVTLHSCYGRDLKRFLSGVTTLTPEAIQVFLSAENLEKELVRIAVEDSVDCEDGGKAVMQEMSPYEANSTIAYLTKIWIKERLDRLQECVNGSKKQEVWSPKSAQEQYASSAVEVLAIIKDSLDAFFKFSIPNQLDSLLYLVSGLERSLQCYISNAKSGCGSKNSYLLSFPSLTRCKKETKCFGLWKRKKKSPVFQKSKSSRGSKCLKTPIFRRSKSLGGSVSCLQSTKGATFGLAQLFVRMNTLYHIQSELNSLDQVISHGPKNHIPNETSLSDSTPKAALSLLEINFNHARADIEDGIQKLCECAAYKVVFHDLRCVLIEGLYNGGVSTSRIGPVLIKLELNLQIIKNSVKDKMWDCIIDALTKTTFEGFLSVLLAGGPTRVYSKHDSQMIEEDLKSLKDLFITSGVPSEMVENAATSTSKILLLFSSNTEDIIKKLKAALFEATGRSSTTSRLPLPPTSGVWSLTDPNTILRVLCYRNDYLASHFLKKTYRLPKKI